Genomic DNA from Canis lupus dingo isolate Sandy chromosome 4, ASM325472v2, whole genome shotgun sequence:
gggggggtctgCTCACTCTCTAGCAGGTCCACCTCGAAGTCTTTGGTGGGCAGCCGCGCAGAGTTGAAGCCCCAGGTGGGGATGTGGCCTTCCAGCGGCGGCTTCCCGGACAGCACGCGCAGGAACGTGCTCTTCCCCGAGCCATCCAGCCCCAGCACCAGCACCTCGCGCTGCTCCAGCTCCTCCAGCGCcggctcttcctcctcctcgtcTTCAGGCTGCAGGGCACAGGTCAGGTTGCGGCCGGCACCCTCCCTCCGAACCCTTCCCTAGGGAAGATCGAAGACACCAAAGCGCCCATCCCCGTCCTCCACCCGTCAACCGGCAGGCAAGCAAGGTCCGGCGCAGTGAGACCGGTGCTGCCTTTGGAGTCCTGAATCCCAAACCCGGTTCTTCTGGCTTTCCTGAGTGACCTCGGAGAAATTCCTTTCATTCGCGATGCCTCAGCCTCCTCAGCCTGACAATCCCCACGTCCAGGGTCGCGGGAACCCGGGAGGAAACCAGCCCCGGAGCTAGAGAAGGGGGCGGCGGCCCCTCGCGGCACGCCCGAGGCGCGCGCACTGCGCAGGCGCCGGGAGAGCGCGGGCTCGACACCGCTTCGGGGCCGCGCCCTGCGAGCTCGGCCGCTCACGATGAAGCCCAAGGCTCGCGGCCGCGCAGGGCGGTGCCTCACACCCCCTGAAAGGCCCACCCAACCCCCGGTTCTGGGACTCACGGATGCCCCGCTGCCAGCCGCGCGCCCTTTCGCAAGGGGCCTGCGGGCTGCGGCGCCAAGGCCCCGATCCTGGCGCTTCTGCCCTCGCGGGGCGCCACACCCCCGGCTGCACGTGCGGAGGCCCAGACCCCGGCCCGGCACTCACGTCCCACTCGTCCCACTCAGGGAGGCGGGCGGGCTCCGCGCCCCACCAGGCCTCGCCCCGGTCCCAGCGCCGCTCCCGTCCGCGCCCGAAGTAGGCCTTCCAGAGGATGAAGAGTACTGAGCCCAGCACGGCCGCGGCGCCGCCCAGCGCCAGCACCAAGGGGCTCAGCGGCCGCGGAGCCATTAGGCCGGGGGAGGGCCACGGGTGCGGGCTGCACAGGCCGAACCCGCGGGCCCGCGAAAGATGGCCCCGCTGCGACTGCGGCGTCCGCGCCCACCCAcccgccgccggccccgcacTACAAGCCCCACAATGCACCGCTGCTGTCGCGACAGGCGGCCCGCGGCCGCCCACTGGAGCCCGGGGGCTTTGCGCTCCGCTCCCGCTGCTAGGTTCGGCTGCGGAGCTAGGGGCTGTGCCTGGGCAGGACGGGAGGTGGTGATAAAACTGGCACCTCCCGAGCACTTCTGTATGCCCAGTGGTTAGCTGACCGATGTTCTTGGTCACTTCGTAAAACAGTGCTTTTTAGAAGGGAAAGTCAGATCTCTCTTGTTTCAGCAAACTGTCCTCCCTTACTTGTCActacctctctctccttttcatgGCAGCCCTTCTGGATAATGTGTGTTTCCTATTCTTCACCCAACCCACCCATGGAAACTGCTCTCATCTGGGTCTCTAACAGATGCTTCCTTGTTTAATTGGTTGTTAACATCTTAGTTCTCATTTTGCTTGACCTCCTTGTACCATTTCACATTGTTAAATGAAGACTTAGCAGAGATGCCGTTCAAAACCTGGACAGGATGCCAGCTCATCCCTTGGGGGATCACCTCCTTGGCGGGACAGGAACGCAAGGTTCCGAATGAGAAAATTAGCACCAATGAGTTTATCCAGAGCTTTGcagtcagaaaattaaaaaaaaaaagaaaaaaaaatttttttatggaaTTTGGTCTTGGCATTCACGTAAGTTTTATGTCATTTCAAAAGAGAGCACTTAATCCCTTGAGAACTAAAGGCTTCTCAAGGTCCAATTAGGCCTTGTCTTACCTTTCCTGCCTCCTGACACACAGTGGGTGATCATCCTCTTGTCTCTCAGCTGGAGTTCAGTCATCCTGTGTGGTCACAGTGTCTGCCTGAAACTATCTTTCTGTCATTCTACTTGAGGATGTTGACCAGGCCTTTGCCATCTTAGGGTCTGATGTGCTCAGTGtaagactgaggcccagagttcACACCTAAGAAATATTTGGAGAATTGAATCAATTGTACATGCTCCTCTCTTGGCTTGCTTgacactttcttttcttgatcTTCACCCGCCTCTCTATCCAAACCTTTTCAGTCTCTTACCTGGCATTGGCTGCCATTGACTGAAACTAACTGGACCATTTGGGGAGGAAACTTTGGAAATGGAATTGTCAGGGGTTGGCCCCCATACAGAGCAGAGCATGTGAAGGGTGAGGGATGGAGCCATGAGTAAACTAATGACTGGCACAACTGAGACCCTGGACTCTGCATCCAGTTTTACTTTTATATCCTCTTTTAACTTTGTGCTTCCACCATGATGCAATAACCATCGTAAAAAGAGTCACTCTTTACCTtctgagaaaagagaagacaaagtccCATCAGTCAATATATCCATCTCTGGATGATGTTAATTCCTCTTCAATCATAACCCCATCTGGATATTCTTCAATTAAAGATTAAATTCTAAAGATAACCACTGCAAACTTATACAGTACAACTTCCATATTGCTACACAGCagtctttacaaaagaaaagctGGCAATGTCATTTTTCAGCTTAAAATTCCTCAGTGGTTTCCCATCTCTACTAGGATAAATACTATGTGTCTCTGATGATGGAGCAAGAAGGGCAGCAGGGAACTGACATTTAATGATCATCTACTATATATCAGCCTTTGTTCTGGTGTAAAGTGTACTGCTATGCAAACATTTGTTTGTCTTCATCTCCTGGGAAttgttttcctaatgactaaATTAACTGGAAACCTGCCATGTTTATATGACACTTGGCTTGAATAATTAGTCCAAGGATAATGACTTGGATCAAGCTGGATCTACAGGATGCAGCTGCAAACAAGATAGCATCCAATGAGGGGACCCACTTTACAATGAGAGGTGCAGGAGTAGCTTCCAGACCAAGGGGTCCACTGGTTATATCATGCACCATACTATCCAGAAGTAGCCAGCTCAGACTACACTGGCTTAACCTTCtacttttcagttatttataCCTTTGTCATACCTTTTAGGAAATTTTCTAAACCTAATCTTCATACTTGCATATTTGGTCCTTGGCTATATCTACTCTGCTATTCACCACAGTCTTTGAAGGCTttatttcatctacatttttcttttcttttctttttttttacattttcctttttttaaaaaaagattttatttatttattcatgagagacacagagagaaaggcagagacacaggcagaaggagaagcaggctccatgcagggagcccggtgtggagctggatcccaggattacaggatcatgccctgagccaaaggcagacgctcaatcgctgaaccacccaggcatcccttgtcgACATTTTTCATATCTGGTTCTGTAGTTGGTTCTTTATGATTTCTTATTTCTCCCTTCATATTTCcaaaatcctcttttcttttttagaataatattcaaaatgcttattttcatttgttgTCCTGCCAAGTCATTAACTCTGGTGTGCCTGGATAAGGTAGTCTTGTatgttgtcttttctcttgttggGTGTGTGCCTCTCAGGCATCTCTTATCTGCTCCTGTGAGCTCCTCTTTCCTTGGGCCCAGGGCTAGTGCCTGGGGGAGGTGGCATAGCCCAAGTGTAGCTTGAACTATTCCTGGTAAGTTAGGAAGGAGACTCTCTGGTGTCTACACAGTCTACACCTCAAGTTGGTACTGTTCTGAGCAGACAACTGTATCTCTGGAGAACCTTTTTGTACCTCCCTGGACCCAGGTAAGATTCTTACTAGAAGTTGCCATcacctgctccctgcctcccagtTGCTATAACTTAGCACTTAgggtacagggagagggaagaggagtggTAGAAGAGAGGCTGCTGAGGTGCAGGCCACTTCACTGCACTGTAATTTGTTACTGACTCCCCCCACTCAGCCAGCACCTTCTCAGCTTATGATAATAATGGTGATAGGAGTGGACAAGGTCTGCCCAGGGCAAggtggggaaaaagaaagggtACATTTGTCTGAAAACCGACAGGGCCTGATTCCCTTCTTGGA
This window encodes:
- the ARL10 gene encoding ADP-ribosylation factor-like protein 10 — protein: MAPRPLSPLVLALGGAAAVLGSVLFILWKAYFGRGRERRWDRGEAWWGAEPARLPEWDEWDPEDEEEEEPALEELEQREVLVLGLDGSGKSTFLRVLSGKPPLEGHIPTWGFNSARLPTKDFEVDLLEIGGSQNLRFYWKEFVNEVDVLVFMVDSADRLRLPWARQELHKLLDKDPDLPVVVVANKQDLSEAMSMVELQQELGLQAIDSQREVFLLAASIAPAGPGFEDPGTVHIWRLLLELLS